The proteins below are encoded in one region of Gadus macrocephalus chromosome 14, ASM3116895v1:
- the LOC132471537 gene encoding BTB/POZ domain-containing protein KCTD12-like — protein sequence MALSDSQVSSSSFPEIVELNIGGQIYTTRLETLNAVPNSLLWNTFSQGSPKFAARDSGGRFFFDRDGFLFRYILDYLRDSNFVLPDSFRERGRLQKEADFFLLHDFSKRLDGDSEVDSPHSAVSAVSPVVGPLGNPLGVRTGYVTIGYRGTYTIGRDFQTDARFRRVARITVCGKISLVKEVFGDTLNESRDPDRPPDKYTARYYLKYNFLEQAFDQLAETGLRMVACSSTGTCAYTSNDPNEDKIWTSYTEYVFSR from the coding sequence ATGGCGCTGAGCGACAGCCaggtttcctcctcctccttcccggaGATCGTCGAGTTGAACATCGGAGGACAGATTTACACGACTCGGCTGGAGACCCTAAACGCGGTCCCAAACTCCCTGCTGTGGAACACCTTCTCTCAGGGATCTCCCAAGTTCGCAGCCAGGGACAGCGGCGGACGCTTCTTCTTCGACCGGGACGGCTTTTTGTTCCGCTACATCTTGGATTATTTAAGGGACTCGAACTTCGTTCTGCCGGACTCGTTCAGAGAAAGGGGACGCTTACAAAAAGAAGCAGATTTCTTTCTTCTGCACGACTTCTCCAAGCGCCTCGATGGGGACAGCGAAGTGGACAGCCCCCACTCTGCCGTGTCCGCTGTCAGCCCAGTGGTTGGGCCCCTGGGGAACCCACTCGGGGTCCGAACTGGTTACGTTACCATCGGTTACCGGGGTACGTATACCATCGGACGGGACTTCCAAACCGACGCAAGGTTCCGGAGAGTGGCCAGGATTACAGTTTGTGGTAAAATCTCCTTAGTGAAGGAGGTGTTTGGGGACACATTGAACGAGAGTCGCGACCCCGACCGCCCCCCGGACAAGTACACGGCCAGGTACTACCTCAAGTACAACTTTCTGGAGCAGGCGTTCGATCAATTGGCGGAAACTGGACTCCGCATGGTGGCTTGTAGCTCCACCGGTACGTGCGCCTACACCAGCAACGACCCCAACGAAGACAAGATCTGGACCAGCTACACCGAGTACGTTTTCTCCCGGTGA